The segment CGCGAGCGTCTTCAGGAAGCGCGCGATGCGCGCAAGACCGACGAGCTGCTCTGCGCGACCGATCGGGTGCGCGACCGCTTCGGCGATGACGTTCTGCTCTACGGCAAGGAGATGAGGACACGCGGCAACACCACAGGTTCAAGTTCGAAGAACCCTGCAGATTACAAGTAGAAAAGTGTTTTAATTAATAAAATGCGATCTATTAATCAAAACACAAATATAGGCTACTTTCGACCCGTTGCGAGGAAGAACAGGGCCAGCGTTCCCGGCCCCGAGTGGGCGCCGATCACCGGGTCGATGTAGTTGATGGTGATGTCGATGCCCTCCCAGCGCTTCCGGATGAGGTCGGCAAGGGCCTCCGCGTCTTCCGGGCAGTCGCCGTGGGTGATGTAGACGGTCTGCTCTTCGACGGGCTCGAGCGCGGTGGCCTCCATGTGCTTGAAAAGCCCCTGGATGGATTTCTTCCTTCCGCGCACCTTTTCGAGGGGGACGAGGTGCCCCTCGTCGTCGACGTGCATGACGGGCTTGATGTTCAGCATCGTGCCGGCCCATGCGCTGGTGCGCGACACGCGGCCGCCGCGGAACAGGAACATGAGGTCGTCTACCGTGAACCAGTGCGCCAGGCGCAGCTTGTTCTCCTCCACCCAATCGCGCACTTCCCGGATCGAGGCCCCCTCGCTTGCCATGAGGGCGGCCTTGTACACCAAAAGCCCCTCTCCGCCCGAGGCGGCCAGCGTGTCGACGTAGAGCACGGTGCGTTCGGGATACTCGCGCGCGAGCTGGTCGAGCAGCAGGGCGGTTGCCTGGAAGGTGCCGGAAAGCCCCGAGGAGAACCCGAGGTACAGCAGGTCCTTTCCCCTTTCGAGGATGCCGCGCAGCGTCTTGTCGGATGCGGACAGGATGGGTAGCGAGGTGGTGATCACCTTGCCTTCCCGCATCATGGTGTAGAAGCGTTTGAGATCGGACTTCTCGCCCTTGAGGTAGCTTTGGTAGGCGGTGCCGTCCACGGTGAACTGCAGGGGCAGAACGTGGATGCCGAACCGCTCGATCACGTCGTCGACAAGGTTGCTGCTCGTATCGGTGACCAGTTCGAAATCCATATGCCCTCATCCCTTCGCTTGCTGCAACGACGAGCCGCCGCGGCTCGGTTGCCCGAAATTCTACGCGTTGTGCGAAATGCACGTCGTTCACTGCATTATCGCATATACTGGACGGGTTTATTTCAGCGCGCGCAACCGCGCTGTGCCGAGGATAATGCAGGAGGGGTCATCAGGTGGCGAACACGTACAAGGCAACGATGAACCTGCCCCAAACCGATTTCTCGATGAAGGCGAACCTGGCTCAAAACGAGCCCAAGCGCCTCTTGAAATGGGAGCAGGAGCATATCTACCAGGCTGTGCTGGAGAAGAACAAGGACGGCGAGCCGTTCATTCTCCATGACGGCCCTCCGTATGCGAACGGCCCCATCCATATCGGCCATGCCTTCAACAAGATCCTCAAGGACTTCGTGCTGAAAAGCCGCACCCAGCGCGGGTACTACGCGCCCTACATCCCCGGTTGGGACTGCCACGGCCAGCCCATCGAGCATATGGTGGAGACCACGCTGGGTCCCGAGAAGATGGCTGCGATCGATCAGCCCACGCTGCGCCGCCTGTGCCGCGAATGGGCCGAGAAGTACGTGGGCATCCAGCGCGAGGGTTTCAAGCGCCTGGGCGTCAACGCCGATTGGGAGCATCCGTACCTGACGTTCCAGCCGAACTTCGAGTCGGGCAACGTCGAGATCTTCAAGGAGATGTACCTGAACGGCTCGGTGTACCGCGGCCGCAAGCCCATCCACTGGTGCAAGCGCTGCCACACCGCCCTCGCCGAGGCCGAGATCGAGTACTCGGACGAAACGTCGCCGTCCCTGTTCGTCCGCTTCGAGATGACCAGCATGCCCGAGCGCTTCGCTGAAGCGGGGGCCGAGGGCACGGCCTGGGTCCTTATCTGGACGACCACCGCGTGGACGCTTCCCGCGAACGCGGCCGTGTGCCTCGCTCCCGAGGCCGACTACGTGATGGTCGTGGCCGACGGGAAGAACCACCTCATGGCCGAGGCGCTGATCGAACGCGTCGCCGGCGTGGTGGGATGGCAAGAGTGGTCGGTGGTGTCCGACGCGGCCGGCGAGCCGGTTCGCTACAAGGGGACCGAGCTCGCGGGCCTTTCCTACGTGTGCCCCGTGCGCACCGACCGTATCGGCACGTTCATCTACGGAGACCACGTCACCTTGGAAGACGGCACCGGCGTCGTGCACACCGCGCCCGGTCACGGCCAGGACGACTACCTGGTGTCGCTGAAGTTCGGCGTGCCGCTGTACATGCCGGTCGACGACGACGGCAAGCTCACCGAGGAGGCGGGGGAGCGGTTCGCGGGCATGGACACCGACGAGGTGGCCCCCGAGATGATCGCCTACCTCACCGAAGCGGGCACGCTGGCTGCGGCCAAGGAGATCACGCACAGCTATCCGCACTGCTGGCGCTGCCACCAGCCGGTCATCTTCCGCGCCACCGACCAGTGGTTCGTCTCCATGGAGAGAAACGACCTGCGCACGCGCGCGCTGGACGCCATCGACAACCAGGTGAGGTGGGTGCCCGACTGGGCCAAGAACCGCATCGGCTCCATGGTGGCCGACCGTCCCGACTGGTGCATCTCGCGCCAGCGCTCGTGGGGCGTTCCCATCCCGGTGTTCAAATGCGCCAAGTGCGGCGAGACCGTGGCGACGGCCGAGACCTTCGACGCCATCATCGATCTGTTCGAGCGCGAGGGCGCCGACGCCTGGTTCACGCGCGACCCCAAAGAGTACCTGCCCGCGGGCACGCATTGCGAGCATTGCGGCTGCGACGAGCTGGTTCCCGAGAAGGACATCCTCGACGTGTGGTGGGAGTCCGGCGTGTCGCATACCAGCGTGCTCAAGCACCGCGCGAGCGAGGGGCTGCGCTGGCCGGCCGACCTCTACCTCGAAGGCTCCGACCAGCATCGCGGCTGGTTCCAGTCGTCGCTGCTCACGTCGGTGGGGGCCTTCGGCTGCGCTCCGTACCGCTCGGTCATGCACTGCGGCTTCACGGTGGACGCCAACGGCGAGAAGATGTCGAAGTCCAAGGGCAACGGGATCGATCCCGCCGATGTGACGGGCAAGTACGGCGCCGACATCCTGCGCCTTTGGGTGTCAAGCGTCGATTACTCGCAGGACGTGCGCATATCCGACGATATCCTGGCCCAGGTTTCAGGAACGTACCGCCGCTTCCGCAACACCCTGCGCTTCATCCTGGGCAGCCTCTCCGACTTCGACTTCCAGAAAAACGCCGTCTCGTCATGGGACGGCCTCACCCCGGTCGACCAGTGGATGATGGTGCGCACGCGCGAGCTGCTCCGTGCGGTCGAAACCGCCTACGACGAGTACCGCTTCCATAACGTGTACCGCCTCGTCTACGACTTCGTGGTGGGCGATCTGTCCGCCATCTACATGGAGACCTCGAAGGACCGTCTCTATTCCGAGGCCCCCGATTCGCCCCTGCGCCGCAGCGCCCAGACCGTTTTGATGAACGTTCTGGAGGTCATGGTGCGCATCCTTTCGCCCATTCTCACGTTCACCACCGACGAGGTATGGGAAAGCTACCCCGAGGCCGAGCGTGCGCGCGCCGGCCGCCCGTCCAACGTCCAGCTGGCCGGCTGGCCCGAGGAAGGCGCCTTCGTGCCGACCATCCCGGCTGAACAGGCCGATCAGGTCGCCCGCCGCTTCGACACCGTGCTCGAGGTGCGCGCCGCCGTCATGAAGCAGCTCGAGGATGCGCGCACGAGCCAGCTGGTGAACAAGAGCCAGGAGGCCGCGGTGTCCATCGTCGCGCCCGGCGAGGTTTACGCGGTGCTGCAGGGCTTCGATCCGACGGTGTTCGAGGAGCTGTTCGTGGTCTCGTCGGTTGCGCTTTCCGAGGGCGACGAACTGAGCGTCGAGGTGTCTTCCGCGGCGGGGGAGAAGTGCCCGCGCTGCTGGAACTACCGCACGCTGGGCGGAAACGAGCGCCATCCTCACGTGTGCGCGCGCTGCGGCGAGGTGCTCGACCAGCTCGGCTTCGAAGAGGAAATCGAATAGATCGGACGTTTTCTTGCGCGAATTTCTCGATAGACACGGTGCGGGAGAGGCGGCCATAGACGGGCCGCCCTCCCGCTCCGGCTTAAAGACCGTTGCGTTCATCTGCACGGGCATCGTGTGGCTGCTCGCCGACCTGTATACGAAGAGCCTCTTTTCCGAAGTGAAGGTGGGCCAGCTGGTCGCGGGTCCGTTCGCGGGCCTGTTCGACATCCGCCTCGTTCACAACAGGGGCGCGGCCTGGGGGATGCTCTCCGATTCGACGCTTGCCCTCGGGGTGTTCTCGGCGGTGCTGTGTGCCGTGGCGTTCGTGTACTTCCTCCTCACGGTGAAGCGCGCGTCCTGGCTCGAAACGATCGGGTTGGCGCTGGTCGTGGGCGGCGGCATCGGCAATGCGGTCGATCGGTTCGTGCAGGGGTACGTGGTCGACTTCATCGAGACGACGTTCATCGACTTCCCGGTGTTCAACGTCGCGGATATCGGCGTCACCTGCGGTATCGTGCTGTTCATGGCGGGTATCCTGCTGTCGGGTGCGCACACCGAGGGCGCAGCGGCCGAGAAAACCGAGTAAAGGGGGAGCTATGGCCGCATCGCGCGTGTACATCGTCGCACCTGATGACGAAGGGACGAGGCTCGACGTCCTGTTGGCTGATCGGGGGCTGTTCTCGAGCCGCTCGGCCGCCGTTCGAGCGATCGAGGCGGGCGGCGTTTTGGTGAAAGGCCAACCCGCTGCCAAGAAGCTCTCGGTGAAGGCGGGAGATCCGATCGTCTACGAGGTCGAGGAGGCGCCCGCAGAGGATCCCGCCCCGATGCGCGGGGAGCCCATCGAGCTCGACGTCCGTTTCGAGGATGACGATCTCATCGTGCTGTCGAAGCAGGTGGGACTCGTATGCCATCCGTCTGACGACCACCGCGACGGGACCCTCGTGAACGCGCTTCTGCATCACTGCGGCGAGCAGAACCTCTGCAACGTTCAGGGGGACAACGATCGCAAGGGCATCGTGCATCGGCTGGACATGGACACGAGCGGCCTTATGCTGGCCGCGAAGTCCGATGCGGCGGGCGAGGCGCTTATGCAGGCCATCCAGGATCGCGTGGTCGATCGGCACTACCTTGCGCTCGTGCACGGCATCATCGCCCATGACACGGGCATGATCGACGCCCCCATCGCGCGGTCGGCCAAGGACCGCAAGCGCATGGCGGTGCGCGACGTCCCCTCGGCGCGCGACGCCATCACCACCTTCCACGTTCTCGAGCGGTTCGAGGCGGCGCGTTTCGACGACGGGTACACGCTCATCGACTGCAAGCTGTTCACCGGGCGCACCCATCAGATCCGCGTGCACATGGAGTACACGCGCCATCCGCTGGTGGGCGAGCTGGTCTACACGTCGGGCATGCCGAGGAAGGGCGATCCGAACCTGGGGCTCAAACGGCAGTTCCTCCACTCCTTCAAGTTGGCGTTCGATCACCCGGTCACGGGAGAGCGCCTCGAGTTCGCCGACAACGTGCCGCGCGATTTGCAGGAGGCCCTCGACAGCCTGTCGGATCGCAGCATGGGGCGCACGCCGGCGGGCGCAGAGGCGTTCGGGCTCTTGGCTCATTCGCCGAGGCCGAGCGTCGAGGGGGTTCCGCTGGCGGAATCCTAACGGGTAGAATCGTCTGCAGTGCATCGATTGCGAGCGGACATTGGCGACGACGAGGTGATGAACATGGCCGAATCCACAGAGAAGACGGGGGTGCTCCTCGTCAACACGGGGTCGCCCGACGAACCGACGCCGCGCAGCGTGAGGGCGTTTCTCAAGCAGATGCTTTCCGATCGGCGGCTCGTCCACCACATCAACCGGATGGCCTGGGGCCTGATCCTGCGTCTTTTTATCCTTCCCCATCGCAGCGTCACGTCGGCGCAGCGCTACGAGAAGGTGTGGACCGACGAGGGGTCCCCCCTCATGGTGGCCAGCGTGAAGCTCGCCGCCGAGATCGAGCGGTCGTTCCAGGCCGAGGGCCGCGACGTGGTCGTGCGCTTGGGGATGAGCTACGGCAATCCCTCTATCGCGTCGGGCCTGTCCGAGCTGCGCGCCGCCGGTGCAACCAGTCTGGTGGTTCTGCCGATGTATCCGCAGAGCGCGTTTTCGACCACGGGTTCTGCGACCGATCGGGTGGAAAGGGCCCTTTCCCGCATGAAATGGGACGTTCCCTGCGAGATCATCGAAGACTACCATGACGACAAAACCTACGTCCGTGCGATCGCCGCGTCGGTCAGGCACGCGGGCTTCAGGCCCCAGTCGAGCGACCGTCTGATATTCTCGTTCCACTCCATCCCCGTGCCCGACATCGAGGCGGGGGACACCTACGAGCTGCAGACCAGCGCCACGGCGCTTGCGGTGGCCACGGAGCTTGGCCTTGACAGGCGCCGCTGGACCATCTGCTACCAGAGCAAGTTCGCCAAGTACTGCGAATGGCTCAAACCCGCCACCGACGAGGTGGTTGCCCGGTATGCGGAAGCGGGGGAGGGCCGCGTGTTCTTCGTGTGCCCCGGGTTCTCGGTGGACTGCCTTGAGACGCGCTACGATGTGTTCTACGAGGTCCTGCCCGTTTTCGCCCAGAAAGCCCATATTCTTTCCCGATCGGGGGACGAGGCGACCTTCGTCTACGTTCCCTGCTTGGGAAAGACCAACGCCCACGTGCGCGTCCTCACCGACGTCATCCGCCCCCGTCTTTAGGAGAACCGTTGAGTGCACCCATCCAGCCCACCGTGGTCATCGGCGTCACCGGATGCGTGGCGATATACAAGACCTGCGAGATCATCCGCCTTCTGCAGAAAAGGGGCGTGCGAGCCAAGGTGATCATGACCGAGCACGCGCGCGGGTTCATCGATCCCACCATGTTCCGGTCCCTGACGCGCGAGCCCGTTGCGGTGGGCCTGTTCGACGACCCGTCGGACCCCATCCACCACATCTCGCTGGCGAAGGAAGCCGACGTGTTCGCCATCGCTCCCTGCACGGTCAACGTGATCGCCAAGATAGCCTGCGGCATCGCCGACGATCTGCTGACCACCACGGCGCTTGCGACGACGGCGCCCATCGTCATCGCGCCTGCGGCGAACGTGAACATGTACGAGGCGCCGGTCTCGAGGGAGAACCGCGATCGGCTCCGTGCGCGCGGCGTGCGTTTGGTGGAAGCTGAAAGCGGGTATCTCGCCTGCGGCGACGAAGGGCGGGGGCGGATGGCCGAACCTGCCGACATCGTCGAGGCGATCTGCGCCGAACTGGGGATGTCTCGCGATTTGGTGGGGAAGAAGGTGCTGGTCACGGCGGGACCGACGATCGAGCCCATCGATCCGGTGCGTTATCTGTCGAACCGCTCCTCGGGAAAGATGGGATTCGAGATCGCGAAGGCAGCCGCCCGCCGGGGCGCCGAGGTCTCCCTGGTGACCGGTCCGGTGTCCCTGGCCGATCCCGCAGGGATCGAGACGGTGCGCGTGGAGACCGCCCGGGAGATGCTCGCGGCGGTGGAGGGCTGCTTCGACGAGGCCGATATCGCGGTGTTCGCCGCTGCGGTCGCGGACATGCGCCCGGCTGCGCCGGCTGCCAAGAAGCTCAAGAAGGGGTCGGACGCCGATGCGCTGGCGCGCATCGAACTGGTGGAGAATCCCGATATCCTGGCTACGATGGCCCGTCGGAAGTCCAAGCAGGTCGTGGTCGGATTCGCGGCCGAGACCGACGATGTGGTGGAAAACGCCCGCAAGAAGCTCCGGGCGAAGGGCGCCGACTACGTCGTCGCCAATTTCGTGGGCGAGGGCGGGGCGTTCGACGCCGACGACAACGAAGTAGTCGTGGTAAGCGCCGAGGGCGAGCGTTCGTATCCCCGTTCGTCTAAATCCGCGGTTGCCGATGCGCTGCTCGACCACATTCTGGGCGATCGCTAGGAAAGCCCGGACCGTCGGTGCATTCGCGGCCCGTTACTAAATTGTATGCAATTTAAAAGCGCTTCTGATGGTATAGTCGCATCAGCGACGTAAGAGAGGTCGCAGCTAATTTTTTCGAGAGGAACCATCATGGCTAAAGCTACCTTCTATAAGTGCAACGAGTCCGGCGACATCATCGTGAAGCTCGCGGGCGGCTCTGCCAACCCCGCCTGCTGCGGCAAGGACATGGTCGAGCTCAAGGCCAACACCACTGACGCCGCCACTGAGAAGCACGTGCCCGTCGTCTCGGTCGATGGCGACGTCCTCACGGCTACCGTGGGCGAGGTCGAGCATCCCATGCTCGACGAGCATTTCATCAACTTCGTGTACGTCGAGACCGAGTCCGGCATGCTGGTGAAGCAGCTGAACCCCGGCGAGGCTCCCACCGCTTCGTTCAACCTCAACGGCGAGAAGGCCGTTGCCGTGTACGAGTACTGCAACCTCCACGGTCTGTGGGTCGCCGAGCTCTAATCGAAGCATCGCTTATAGTTTCTTATGCGGGAAAGGGCACCTTGACGGGTGCCCTTTTCTTTTTGCCGGATCAGATTGCCTTGCTTTGAGAATTCGTCAATGACCAGGTATTTCAGTTGGCATCGAAGTCGGCTGAAACGCTATAAGTAATTTTGTAATGCAATATAACTTTAAAAAGTGTAGCAAATATACAAAATAGGGTATATAATATCCGCATCGGACGATCGAAGGAGGAAATTATGTCTAACAAAGATTTCTTCATGGCCGTTGCGGAAAGCACGTTTGCAACTTCGGCGATCTGCGTCCTGCTCACGGCAGCCCTCGCCTTCGCGCTGTAGCGCGGAAGCGATAGCGAGGCGCCCGACTCCGTTTTCGATCGAACGCCGCACGCTCCATCAACTAGCGTGTGGCGTTCGGAAGACGGGTCGGGCGCCGTTTCGTTTTCGGCGCCTCTCCGAGCTATTCGCCTCCCTTGACCTTGCGGGCGATGCGATCGGCCACGGAAACGTCGGTGCGCCTGTCTTGCCCCCAGAATGCCAGCGCGACCATGCCGGGGCCGACGTGGCAGCCCACCACCGGTCCGATCGATCCTTCGACCAGCAACGGCTCGCATCCGGTGTTGGCGATGTACTCTTCGAGCTTCTGGACGTCCTCGGGACAGTCCGCCGTTCCGGTCACCGCGTAGCTTTCCGCCGCGCGATCGGCGCGCTCCTCGTACAGGGACGCCAGCTGCTTCAGGCCCTTCTTTCGCCCGCGCGCTATGCCCTTGACGGAAAGCGATCCGTCGGCTGCGACGTAGAGCAGCGGCTTCACATCCAGCTTGCTTCCGGCGAAGGCGACCGAAGACGGGATGCGCCCCCCGCGCCGAAGGCTTTCCAGATCCTCCACCATGAAGTAGATATTGACGAAGTACTGGGCTTCTTCGGCCCATTCAGCCAGCTCGAGGGCGCTCAAACCCCGCTCTTGCTGCCTGAGAGCTTCGAATACCAGCAGTCCTTCGCCCGACGAGGCCAGGTGGGTGTCGACGACGTAGAGCTCGGCACCGGGGTTCTCTGCGAGCAGGCGGTCGCGCACGAGGATCGCGGCGTCGTAGCTTCCCGAGAGGGCCGATGAGAAGCTGAGGTACACGGTGGGCACGCCCGATGCGATGGCGCGGCCGAACGCGTCTTCGAACACCGGGATGGGAACCTGGGCCGTGGTGGGCTGTTCTCCGTTGCGCATGCGGTCGTAGAACGAGGAGGGGTCTCCCGACTGCCAGAGGTCGTCGTGGAACTCTTCCTGGTCGAAGAAGTAGGGGAACCGGATCAGCTCGACGCCTTCCCGGCATACGATGTCGGAGGGGAGATCGCAGCAGGAATCGATGATGAGGTTGCAGCGGTAGTCCATGGCCGTCCTTTCCAGTCGGGTTCATCGTTCGGGGATATCCTAGCAAACGGCTTTGGTTTTCGGGAGATGGATCGGCTCTGTCGATGGCGGGCGTCGTGGTTCGGGTCGCGTACCACCGCAACTCGGGCGCGCGTCTTTTTCGGGTCGGACGGGCGCCGGGGCGGGCACTGGGGGTTCGGGTTCGCAGGGGTGTTTCGGAGGCGAGCACCGGGGACTGGGTCCTTGAGCGGATGCTTCGAGGACGAGCGCTGGGGTTCGGGTCTTGCACAGACGCTTCAAGGCGAGTGCCGGCGTTTCCCGTCGGCGTTTTCCCGTTTGGGTCGAAAAGCGGCGGGAGGGGAAAACGGCGGATTCGGAAATTTCTGCTTGCAAGGAAAAGCGGGCAAGGTTACTATATCTGAGCTGCCTGTGAACGAGACGGGTACGCACAACGGGTTGTGGCGCAGTTTGGTAGCGCACTTGACTGGGGGTCAAGGGGTCGCAGGTTCAAATCCTGTCAACCCGACCAGCTATAACAGCAGGTCAGACGGTTAAAACGTCTGGCCTGCTTTCGTTTGTAAATAACGCGGTTGTGGGTTCATGTGGGCTAAGGGCAACGCTCATCCGCACGGTGATCCCTTAAACGGCTCAGTCGACGCTTTCGGCGACCACCTTCAAAACCTACTTCGGACCAGGCTCGGACCGAAAACAGGCTATAGGCCGAAAGGCGCTGTTGGGTTCGGGACTATGCTTCAAAGAGTGCGTTCGCCCGCATTACTCAGGGCTGCAGGTCAAGAAACGGCCGGTTTGCATAGGGGCGCGGGAAGAGAGTCACATTCGTCAAGAATCAGCAGGTTTGCATCGGAATGCGGGAAGAGAGCCCTTCTTTGTCAAGAATCGACCGGTTTGCATCGGCTCGCACTTCCAGCGGTGGTTGTTTCATCTCAGCGACCTGGCGCTTTGCTAGTTTATCCCTGGAGAGGGGAGGGGTTGTTTCGAAAAAGACCCTCGGATCGGCGCGCACGCGAATGCAAACCGGTCGATTCTTGGCAGAAAAGCCCCCGAATCGTGCGAGCCGATGCAAACCGTCCGTTTTTTGACGTCGAACGGCCCCCGAGGCGCTCGTCCGGGACGGCCCCGAAGAGCTCGTCTGGGACAGCCCCCGAGGCGCTCGTCCGGGACGGCCCCGAAGAGCTCGTCCGGGACGGCTGCGGAAGCGCTCGTCTGGGGGGAGTGCATGCGCCGTCTTGGGGGCTTGCTGCAGTTTCTCTGGATGCTCTGTGTGCATGCGGGGAGGCGGCCCGCCCCGTCGTAGAATCGGGCGATGGAAACGATCGAGCATACCGACGCCCCCTTCGCCCTGCGCCGCGGTCGCGGCGTCGCATACTGCGCCCTATCGTGGGCCCTGGTGGTAGCTTGGGTTCTCCTCATCTGGTTCGTCAGTGCCCATACGGGTGCCGAGGTCGATAACGACCTGGGGATCGTCACGCAGCTGAAGCGCGTCCTCTACGATCTCGCCGCCCCGATCATGGGAAGCGGCGTCGATGTTTCGGCGGTCGGCCACTTCTTCGAGTACTTCGTCCTCGGCGCGCTGCTGGTCAATGCGCTTGCATCCCATTTCGACCTGTCAGCGGCTCTGCCCCTGTCCGTCGCGCTTGCCAGCGCCTACGGCGTCCTTGACGAGTTCCATCAGTTCTACGTCCCGGGGCGCTCGTGCGACCCGCTTGATTGGGCCGTCGACACGGCGGCGGTCGTCATCGCAGCAGCGCTTTGCGCCTTCGTTTTCCGTTCACCGAACGAAAAATCTACCAGCAAGTAACGTTCGGTATCGGTTTTCCCTCGTTAAGTACAATCGGTTGCGAGAGAGGTTGTCCGACCGAGTTCCCACGCGGGGAATTGAACCGTCCCGCTTCGCTCGAGGCCTCTTCGGTTGTTTCCGTCGATCGCAAAGGAGTCCTCGTGGCATACATCGGTTTGCTTGTCGTCGTGCCGCTCGTCGCGGGCATTGCGCTTCTGTTCGCCCGAAGCGACGAAGTCCGCGCGCCGATCGTGTGGGGCGGAGCGGTTGCTACCGCGGTCCTCTCCGTTGCGTTGGTCCTCTCGTTTCTCGGGACGCCCTGGGTGCTGTTCGACTTCCGCTCTCCGTGGCTCGATATGCTGGCGACGCTCGTAGGGTTGGCGGCTTCCGGCACGGTCGTCTATTTCGGCATCAAATGGAAAAAGCCGTTCGCCGTGGCGCTCGCCGCTGTCCAGATCGCGTGCACCCTCGCGTTCGAGTTTCTGTTCGCCCACGGGATCGAAGTGCGCCAGGGGCTCTACATCGATTCGCTTTCCCTGGTCATGGCCCTGGTCATCGGCACCATCGGCAGCGGGATCTGCGTGTACGCCCTCGGTTACATGAAGGACTTCCAACATCACGATGATTCCGGGGACGACCGGCGCCATCACTTCTTCGCCCTGATGTTCGTCTTCCTCTCCGCGATGTTCGTCATCGTCTTCTCGAACAACCTGGCCTGGGTGTTCTCGGGCTGGGAGGTTACGACGGTCTGCTCGTTCCTCCTGATCGGCTACACCCGCACCCAGGAGGCCATCGACAACTCGTTCAGGCAGATCATGATGAACATGGCGGGCGGCATCGCGTTCGCCGTGGGGCTCATGCTGGTGGCTGTGGACTTCCACACGCTGTCCATGGCCGACTTCATCGCCCTGGGCGTCGAGTACCCGCAGATCGCAGCGGTTCCCGCTTGCGCCTTCGCGTTCGCCGGCCTGACCAAGGCCGCCCAGATGCCCTTCCACACCTGGCTTTTGGGCGCGATGGTGGCGCCCACGCCCACCAGCGCGCTCCTGCACTCGTCGACGATGGTGAAGGCGGGCGTG is part of the Berryella intestinalis genome and harbors:
- a CDS encoding DegV family protein; amino-acid sequence: MDYRCNLIIDSCCDLPSDIVCREGVELIRFPYFFDQEEFHDDLWQSGDPSSFYDRMRNGEQPTTAQVPIPVFEDAFGRAIASGVPTVYLSFSSALSGSYDAAILVRDRLLAENPGAELYVVDTHLASSGEGLLVFEALRQQERGLSALELAEWAEEAQYFVNIYFMVEDLESLRRGGRIPSSVAFAGSKLDVKPLLYVAADGSLSVKGIARGRKKGLKQLASLYEERADRAAESYAVTGTADCPEDVQKLEEYIANTGCEPLLVEGSIGPVVGCHVGPGMVALAFWGQDRRTDVSVADRIARKVKGGE
- a CDS encoding VanZ family protein — encoded protein: METIEHTDAPFALRRGRGVAYCALSWALVVAWVLLIWFVSAHTGAEVDNDLGIVTQLKRVLYDLAAPIMGSGVDVSAVGHFFEYFVLGALLVNALASHFDLSAALPLSVALASAYGVLDEFHQFYVPGRSCDPLDWAVDTAAVVIAAALCAFVFRSPNEKSTSK